The Tenacibaculum sp. MAR_2010_89 sequence TTTATTCGCATTATTATTAACAAATGCCCTACAGTTATTCGAAGTTATTTTAATGTTTGGAGCTGGTACAGGGCTAATATTTATTTTACGTTGGTTTTGGTGGCGTATTAATGCCTGGAGTGAAATTGCTGCAATGTTTTCTTCTGGTATAATTTCAATACTATTAAATTTCACTTCATTTGGCGAGGTTCTTTTTAATTCAGAAACAGGGGTGTTTCCTAGCTGGTTTAAATTCCCGTTTATTGTACTTATAACAACTTTAGTATGGGTAATAACAACCTTTTTAACCTCTCCTGAAAAAGATAAAGTTTTATATAATTTTTATAAAAAAATACAACCTGGGGGAAAAGGTTGGAAACATATTACAAACAAAGCTCAAAACGAAAACATCAACCTTATTAATTCAAATGAAAAATGGAGCGTTCCTAACGGAATATTAGCCATGCTTTTAGGCACTGTATTTATTTACAGCTGTATGTTCGCTACTGGTTACTGGATTTATGGTAAATATACCTTAGCACTTATTATTACAACAATCGCTATTGTATTTGCCTATTTACTTATAAGAGTATGGAAAAAAATAAGCACAACTATTTTATAACAATATATTCTCTGTGAAACGATTACAATCAGTTGATACACTTAGAGGGCTAACTATAATTGCAATGATTCTAGTTAACAACCCAGGTACTTGGAGCTTTGTTTACCCTCCATTACTTCATGCTAAATGGCATGGATTAACTCCAACTGATTTAATCTTTCCCTTTTTTTTATTTATCGTAGGAATATCAATAGCACTAGCTTATAAAAATAAGAACGCTAACAAAGCTACTTATAAAAAAATAATTGTTAGAAGTTTAAAATTAGTTGGATTAGGTTTATTTATAAATATTTTTACTCCAAATTTTCCTTTTTTTGAGGAACTACAAACTATAAGAATACCTGGTGTACTGCAAAGAATAGGAATTGTTTTTTTTGTTTCTTCAATATTATTTCTAAACCTAACTATAAAAAGTATTATCTCAGTAATCATCTTTGTATTAATAGGGTATTTTTTATTTACAGGTTTTATACATTTACCTAATGGAGAACTCCCTTCTTTTGATAACAATTTAAACAATTGGTCAAATTATACTGATTATAAAATTCTAGGAAAACATATGTGGAGAAGTACTTTTGATCCAGAAGGCCTACTTAGCACCATTCCGTCAATTGTAACTTGCTTGCTAGGTATCGTTGCTGGTAAAATACTTACTTTCAAAAACAACTATAAAAAAGAACACCAATTACTTTTTTATGCTATAATTCTTTTTACTCTAGGCTACACTTGGAGTATTTGGTACCCTATAAATAAAACTATTTGGACAGGTAGCTTTGTTTTAGTTACGGCAGGCTGGGCTTCATTTGCCCTTTCTATTACTTATTATATTAATGATATAAAAAACATTACACTAAGTAAAAAGCTTATATATGTTAGTAAAAATGCCATAACTATTTATTTTTTATCAATGGTAATAGCCAAAACATTTTATTTAATTAAAGTAAATGATAATGAAAGTATACATTCTTGGTTATTTAATATTTTTTTCAACCATCATATTCAAATTACTGAGTTAGCCTCTTTGCTATATGCTCTTAGCGTTGTTTCTTTTTATCTTTTACTAAGTTACATTCTTTTTAAAAAGAATATTTTTTTTAAAGTATAACAATCATGCTATCAACTAATCAATCAATTCAAGAGAATAAATATTTTTCGAAATTAATTTATTCGAAATCTTATTATAGTACGTCATTTTCAGATAATATTTCTTTTTCTTTATATGAGAAATTTAAAAACTGGATAGTTGGTGAGTTTGATTTGTTCTTTAAAGAAGAAAATCATAACAGTTTAAATATATATTTTCCTAACGGAATAATAACAATAGAAATAAAGAACAACACAAAAATAAGTATCATTGTTAAAAACAAGAATAGTAAAAAATGTAAAAACATGATGCAAAAAGTTCTTAAACTGTATCTTTTCTCCTTACCAAAAATCACTTAAAAAAAAGACTCTCAAACGATTAAAAAAATACATTTAAAAAAAGTAAAAAAAAGTTTTTGTAGTTTCGAAAATCATTATATATTTGCCACGCTTTAAAGCAAAAGCCGATGTAGCTCAGCTGGCTAGAGCAGCTGATTTGTAATCAGCAGGTCGTGGGTTCGAGTCCCTCCATCGGCTCAAAAAATAAAAAGTGCTAACAAATTTGTTAGCACTTTTTTTATGCACTATTTTTTCTAAATTTGCTAACTATAAAACTACTTAAGAATTTCTAATGAAAAACATTTTTGTTATTGGTATTGCTGGTGGAACTGGAAGTGGAAAAACAACCGTAGTAAATCAAATAATTAATGAACTTCCTGCGGATGAGGTTTGTGTAATTTCTCAAGACTCATATTACTGTAAAACTGATAATCTTACTTACGAAGAAAGAACAAAAATAAACTTTGACCATCCTAGAGCTATTGACTTTGACTTATTAGTTGAACACCTAAAACAACTAAAAAATAAGCAAATTATTGAACAACCAATATATTCATTTGTTGCACACAATAGAACGAAAGACTCTATCAAAACACACCCTAGAAAGGTTATAATAGTAGAAGGTATATTAATTTTCAACAGTAAAGAATTACGTGATTTATGCGATATAAAAGTTTTTGTACATGCAGATGCAGACGAGAGACTTATAAGAAGAGTTCGTAGAGATATTAAAGAACGTGGTAGAGACATTGATGAAGTTTTAAGTAGATACCAACACACACTAAAACCAATGCATCAGCAGTTTATTGAACCAACTAAAAATTTCGCTGATATTATTATACCTGGTGGTGGCCACAATAAAGTAGCTATAGATATTGTTAGAACTGTAATAAACGATCGCCTATAACTATGAATTTAAAATCACTAAAAAATAAATCTCCATTTAAAATTATAACGAATATTTATATTCTTATTTTGACTGTCTTTATAATATGGATGCTTTTTTTAGATGAAAATTCGTACCTTACCCATAGAGAGTTTAATGAAGAGATTAAAGAGCTCGAAACATGGATTGACTATCACAAACAAAAAATTGCAATAGACAAAGAAACAATAGAAAAACTGAAAGATTCTTTAGAACTTGAGCGCTATGCACGTGAAAAATATCTTATGAAAAAAGAAAACGAAGATTTATATATTATTGAATTTGATACTATAAAAAAATAATGGATAATTATTTATTTAACGAATTTCAAGAGGTAACGTCTCAAGCTTGGAAAACTAAGATACAGGTAGACTTAAAAGGCGCTGACTATAACGATACTTTATTATGGAAAACTAATGAAGGAATCACCGTAAAACCCTTTTACACTAAAGAAGATAGAACTCAACAAAACATACATCTTCCCAAAAAAGAGTTCAATATTTGCCAATCAATCACTGTAGAAGACGAAAAAAAAGCAAACTCTTTAGCTAATGATTACTTAAAAAGAGGAGCCAACAGTATTGAATTCATAGTAAATAATCATTTAGATTACAAAACTCTTCTAATTAATATAGACCTTCAAAACACTGTTTTATATTTCAGATTTAAACACTTAAATTCAAAGCTAATTTCAGACATATCAGAATTCATCAATTCTGACAATTGCTATTTCAATATTGATATTATTGGTAATTTAGCAAGCACTGGAAACTGGCACAAAAGTCAAAATGAAGACCATACAGAAATTGAGTCTATTATAAAAAACGCTACAAATTCAATTTGCGTAAATACTTCTATCTATCAAAATTCAGGAGCAACAATCACTCAACAGCTTGCTTACACTTTAGCACATGCTAACGAATACCTTAATCACTTTGATAAAGAAGCTGCTCATAAAATTCATTTTAATTTTTCTATTGGAAGTAATTATTTTTTTGAAATCGCAAAAACAAGAGCTTTCAGAATACTATGGAACTCTCTTCTAAAAGAATACGATGTAAAAGAAACAACAGCACATATTTTTTCACAACCTAGCTTGCGAAATAAAACTTTATACGATTATAACGTAAACATGCTTCGAACTACTTCAGAATGCATGAGCGCTATACTAGGAGGAGCTGACACTATTACTAATTTATCTTATGATAAACTATTCCACAAACCAAATGAATTTGGTGAACGAATATCAAGAAATCAATTATTAGTACTAAAAGAAGAATGCGAATTAGAAAGCGCACAACATATTGCTAATGGAACTTATTACATAGAATCATTAACAAACCAATTAGCACAACAAGCATTAGACATCTTTAAACAAATAGAAAATGGTGGCGGATTTCTAAAACAATTACAAGAAGGAACTATTCAACGCAAAATAGCCGAATCTGCAATAAAAGAGCAAGAACAATTTGATAATGGTTTATTAGTTTTATTAGGCACTAATAAAATTCAAAATGAAAAAGATAAAATGAAGAGCGATATTGAAATTGATCCTTTCTTAAAAAAGCGAAATAAAAAAAACACTAATACAGCCTATAATCCAAAAAAGACTAGCTGAAAAACTAGAACAAGAACGTTTAGAAAATGAGTAGAAAAGATATATCAAATATTAAAATAGCTCAAGATAAAACTTCAGAAGTTAACAGTTACAAACATGAAAGTTTTGTTGCAGGAATAGCACCCAATCTTAGAGGACCGTATTCAACCATGTATGTTCGAAGACCCTGGACTATTCGTCAATATGCAGGTTTCTCAACAGCAGAAGAAAGTAATGCTTTTTATAGAAGAAATTTAGCAGCAGGCCAAAAAGGATTATCTGTTGCTTTTGACCTAGCAACACATCGTGGATATGATTCTGATCATGAACGTGTACAAGGTGATGTAGGAAAAGCTGGAGTGGCAATTGACTCAGTTGAAGACATGAAGGTGTTATTTAACCAAATACCTTTGGATAAAATGTCTGTTTCAATGACCATGAACGGAGCTGTTTTACCTATACTCGCATTCTATATTGTTGCTGCTGAAGAACAAGGTGTTGCTCCTGAATTATTATCTGGAACTATTCAAAATGACATATTAAAAGAGTTCATGGTGCGAAATACTTATATCTACCCACCTACTCCTTCTATGAAAATAATTGCTGATATATTTAAATATACCAGTGACAACATGCCTAAATTTAATTCAATTTCAATCTCAGGATACCACATGCAAGAAGCTGGTGCTACTCCTGATATTGAATTAGCTTATACATTAGCTGACGGATTAGAATACATAAAAAAAGGATTAGAGGCAGGTATGGACATTGACACTTTTGCCCCACGCCTTTCTTTTTTCTGGGCAATTGGAATGAATCATTTCATGGAAATAGCCAAAATGAGAGCTGGTAGAATGCTATGGGCTAAAATTGTAAAACAATTCAACCCTAAAAATCCAAAATCATTAGCTTTAAGAACTCACTGCCAAACAAGTGGTTGGAGCTTAACAGAACAAGACCCATTTAACAATGTTGCCAGAACAACTATTGAAGCAATGGCCGCAGCTTTTGGAGGTACACAAAGCTTACACACTAATGCACTAGATGAAGCTATTGCTTTACCAACTGATTTTTCTGCTAGGATTGCCAGAAACACTCAAATATACCTACAACAAGAAACCAATATTACAAAAACCGTTGATCCTTGGGCAGGAAGCTATCATGTAGAAAAACTTACCGAAGACATTGCTGATAAAGCATGGAAACTCATGCAAGAAGTTGAAGAACTTGGAGGCATGACCAAAGCAATTGAGAAAGGAATCCCTAAAATGCGTATTGAAGAAGCTGCTGCTAAAAAACAAGCAAAAATTGACAGCAATCAAGATGTAATCGTAGGAGTAAACAAATACCAACTAGAAGAGGAAGACCCTTTACACATATTAGAGGTCGACAACGAAGCAGTTAGACAATCACAAATAGAACGCTTAAATAGCTTAAAAGCTAACAGAAACGAAGAAGCTGTAAAAAAATCACTAGAAAACATAACTCAATGCTCTAAAGATGGACTTGGGAATCTATTAGACCTAGCCGTTAAAGCAGCAAGAAATAGAGCTACTTTGGGTGAAATATCTGATGCTATGGAAAGCGTTTTCGGACGTCATAAAGCAGTACATAAAACCATATCTGGCGTGTATAGTAAAGAAATAAAGGATGACAAATTATTTAAAAAAGCTATTGAATTAGCCGATAATTTTTCTGAATTAGAAGGTCGTAGACCAAGAATTATGATAGCAAAATTAGGTCAAGATGGTCATGATCGTGGCGCAAAAGTTGTTGCTACAGGATACGCTGACTTAGGTTTTGATGTAGATATAGGCCCACTATTTCAAACACCAATAGAAGCCACTAAACAAGCTATTGAAAATGATGTACATATTTTAGGAATTTCTTCATTAGCCGCTGGTCACAAAACACTAGTTCCACAAGTAATTGCAGAATTAAAAAAATACGGTCGTGAAGATATTATGGTTATTGTAGGCGGTGTAATTCCCGCACAAGATTATGAGTTTTTATTTGAAGCTGGAGCCGTAGGTGTTTTTGGTCCTGGAACCAAAATTGCTCAAGCCGCTATAGATATGCTTACCATACTTATTGACAGTATAGAAGAATAAAAAATACACCAATAGCCCTATTTATTTAGCACTACATAATAAATAGGGCTGTTAGGTTTTATATCAGCATGCTACTTATTAAAATATTATTACTTATTTTTAAATGAGTATCTCTTCAATTTTAAAACGTCTTTTTTTTATCTCTAAACGTCTTTTTCTCTAGGTTACTTTCACTAAAATTACATTAAAAATAAAATTGATTTTGTAATGTATTCGAATTTCGTAACCTTGCTAGAAAAAATATCTTCAATCACAACACCTTTATTATTTATTGTAATAATAATTGAACTAACATTTCTTTTTATTGGAAAAAGAATAAAACTAAAAAAAGAAAGTCTTGTTAGCTTTTTATCTCTAGTGATTGGAACAATACCCTACTTACTCTTTTATGCTTCTTTAGAACTAAACATAATGATATGGTTTTATGAAAACATAAGCCTTTGGACACTTAGCAACCAATGGTATATATGGTTATTATGTTTTTTATCCTATGATTTCCTATGGTGGGCAGTCCATTATGCTGGACATAAAGTCAGAATTCTTTGGTGTATACACGGAGTTCATCATACCCCAAAAGAAATGAATATGAGTGTTGCTATTAGAGGTTCTCTTTTTGATTTTTTTCAATACTTTCACATATTAGTATGGCTACCAATCATAGGTTTAAATCCATATATGATATTAACTGTAGATGTTATATCTCGATTATACGGTGTTTTCACCCATATAAACGAAACGAAATTTAGAAAAACCCCACTACTAAATAAACTACTTATTACTCCAATGTTACATAGGGTTCATCATTCAAGTAACTCCATTTACCTTGACACTAACTTTTCAAATGTTTTTTCAATATGGGATAGGCTATTCAACACCTATCAAGAAGAATTAGATACCATTAAACCAATTTACGGTATTACTGAAAGTGAGAGTAAATCAATCAATACAGAAAACGTTTTTAGCAGCCAATTTGGGCTTTTAAAAGATTTATTTCATGACATAAGATCCACTCCAAGTATAAAAAACAAAATAAAATTTTTATTTATGCCTCCCGACTGGAAACCATCATCTAGCGCTAGAAAAAACACATATCAACATCAAATATGATTTACTTTTAAATCAAGCTAACAATTAAAAATAAGCTATCTTTTTATATTTAATAAAAGTAAAAACAAAATATATAGTATTTTATTACTCTTGTTTTCTAACTTTGTGTTTTAACAATTTCGGCAAATGTCTTTTTCAAAGTCAAATACCGTTTTAATAATTTTCTTCAAATGAAAATTCAATTTATTGATAGAAAAACAGGTGAAACGCATACTGAAACTCCACCTGGCGAAGGTTTTTTAAAACTATTATACAATAATCCTTTTGGTAAAATTGCTCTACTACCTTTAGCAAAACGAAAGTTTTTATCTTCTTGGTACGGGAAACTCATGAGTAAACCAAACTCTATCAACAAAATAAAAGGCTTTGTAAAAGAGTTAAACATAAACATGGACGAAGCAGAAAAATCTATAGAAGACTACACCTCTTTTAATGATTTTTTCTACAGAAAACTTAAAAAAAGCGCCAGACCTATCGAAAGTGATTTTATATCTCCTGGAGATGGTAAAATGTTAGCATTTGAAAATATTTCTGACGTACATAACTTTTTTATTAAAGGTAGAAAATTTACTTTAGAAGAATTTCTAGGAGATAAGACACTCGCTAAAGAATATAAAAACTCTTCCTTAATTATTTTACGACTAGCTCCAAATGATTATCACAGGTATCATTTCCCTTATGAAGGAACTCCTTCTAAAATGACAAAAATAAAAGGTGACTACTTTTCTGTTTCTCCTTATGCTTTAGCTTCAAATTTCACGAAAGTTTTTTGTGAAAATAAACGAGAGTACTGTATTCTTAAAACTAAAGAAAAAGGAAATATAGTAGTAGCTCCAGTTGGTGCAACTATGGTTGGAAGTATTATAGATACTTACAAACCTAACACGCAAATACAAAAAGGAGAAGAAATGGGATACTTTGCTTTTGGAGGTTCTACCATCGTTTTATTAGTTGATAAAAACAAACTAAAAATAGATAATGACATTATAAATAACACTAAAAATCATATAGAAACATTTGTTAAAATGGGAGAAAAAATAGGCAAATAACTCATCAAAAACTTTAACAAAACTTCTCTCTTAAAAATGATTCAAATCATAATGTTGTTCAATCATTAATACGTAAATTTGCTAAGTTTTACACTTATCAGATTTACAGATGAAGAAAATCTTAAATATCCTCTATTCTACACGTTTAACAGCTGTGTTATTTCTCGTATTTGCCGTAGCAATGGCAGTTGCTACTTTTGTTGAAAATGATTTTGGAACGCAAACATCGAAAGCACTTATATATAACACTTGGTGGTTCGAAGTTATCATGATCTTTTTTGCTATTAACTTTTTTGGAAACATCTTTAGATATCGTCTATATAAAAAGGAAAAATGGTCTGTTTTATTATTTCATGTTGCCTTTTTATTTATTATAATCGGTGCTGGTATTACTCGTTATATTAGTTATGAGGGAATTATGATTATTGATGAAGGTGAGTCTACCGATACATTCTACTCTGAAACAAATTATTTAAATGTAGTTGTTGATAATAATGAGTTTCAAAAAACAACAGCAAATAAATTATTACTTTCTGCTTGGGGTAAAAACTCAGCAAGTTTTACAGAAACTTTTCAACCTAAAAAAGCTGGAAAAGAACATAAAATAGAACTTAATTTGGTTAATTACATACCTTGGTCTGAAAGTAAATTAGTTTTAGATAAAAATGGAACCGAACACTTATTTTTTGTAGAAAGCTCAAGTGGTAGCAGACATGAGCATTATATAAAGAGAGGTACTATACAAAACATACATAATATTTTAGTAGGTTTTGAAGCTCCAAACAACAACGCTTCTATTAACTTTTTTTATGAAGATAACAATTTAAAACTAACATCAAAAAACGATGGTGACTGGTTAAGAATGGCTGATCAGAAACGTGGTAAAATAGTAAAAGATAGTACTCAAAATTTTCAACTACTAACATTGCATACAATTAATGGAATGCAGTTCGTAGTTCCAAAATCTCCAGAAAAAGGAGAAATGAAAACTGTTAGTGGGAAAAAAGATCCGAAAAAATATGACACAGTTATTTTTGATGTATCGGTTAATGGAGAAACAAAAAGAGTGAATTTTTATGGTGGTCAATACAATGTCGACAATCAAGAAAACTTTAGTATCGGTGGTTTAAATTTTAGAGCATGGTATGGTGCAAAACAATTACAAACCCCTTTTAAAGTTAAATTAAACGACTTTCAACTAGAAAAATATCCAGGATCAGAAAGTGCAGCTGCCTATGGTAGTGAGATAACTGTTATTACGCCAAAAGAAACTTTTGATTTTAGAATTTTTATGAATCATATTTTAGATTATAAAGGGTATAAACTTTTTCAATCAAGTTATAAAATAGAAGAAGATAAAGAACAAACTCATTTATCTGTAAATCATGATTTTTGGGGAACTTGGGTTTCTTATATCGGATACTTTTTATTGTTTTTTGGTTTAATTGCTTCCTTATTTTCAAAGAATACTCGTTTTGATTATTTAAAGAACTCTTTAAAAAAGGTTCAAAAGAAAAAACTTACAATGTTTATTGTATTTGTTTTCCTTTTAACAAATACAATAAACGCTCAGCAACACAGTCAACATAAAAAACTTTCTAATCAACAAATAGATAGTATTTTATCTGCAAACAAAGTTGATAAAAAACATGCTAAATCTTTCAGTAAATTAGTTATACAGGATGCTGGAGGAAGAATGAAACCTGCACATACTTTTGCTTCTGAATTGATTAGAAAAGTAGCACAAACTGAAAGCTTTAAAGGCATGACACCAAGTCAAGTTTTATTATCTATTGCTGAAAGCCCAAGGTTTTGGTTTGAAGTACCTGTAATTTATTTAGCTAAATCTGCTAATAAAGATATTCGTGAAGTTTTAGGTTTACCAGAAGATGCTAAATATGCAAGATTATCAGATTTTGTTACAGCAACTGGAGAATATAAAATTAAAGCAGCTGTAGAAGAATCTCAAAAAACAAAAATTAAAAATAAATTCCAAACAGATTTAATCAAAATTGATAGAAGGGTTGGATTACTGTATAGTGCAATTGGTGGTGGAATTTTAAAAATCTATCCAATTCCTGGTGATGAAAACAATAAATGGGTTTCTCAACCAGAAACATTACATGCCGGTTTTAAAGGAACAGATTCAGTTTTTGTACGTCAATCTTTGCCTGTTTATTTAAAACTCCTACAAGCTTCAAAAAAATCTGGAAACTACACAGAAACCAATAAAATTTTAGACGGAATTAAAAAGTTTCAAAAAAAATATGGAGCAGAAGTTATTCCTTCAGAAGACAAAGTAGATTTAGAGATTATTTATAATAATATTAATATTTTTCAAAAGCTATCAAGATACTATGCTCTTGTTGGTCTTTTACTAGTTTTATTTGTGATTTTACAAATCTTCTATAATAAATCAAAAGTTTTAAATTATACAATAAAAGGATTCATTGGTTTAGCAATTTTACTATTTATTTTTCATGTTGTTGGTTTAGGTATGCGTTGGTACATAAGCGGGAATGCACCTTGGAGTAACGCATATGAAAGCTTAATATTTGTTGCTTTTGCTACCATGTTATTTGGCTTATTGTTGGGTAAGAAATCTGCATTAACTATTGGAGCTAGTACATTTTTAGTTTCTGTTATTTTAATGTTTGCTGGTCAAAACTGGATAGATCCAGAAATTGCTAATTTACAACCAGTATTAAATTCTTGGTGGTTATTGGTTCATACTTCTATAATTGTTTCAGCTTATGGTCCATTTGGACTAGGAATGATTTTAGGTATTGTTACTTTATTCTTAATGGTATTTACTAACAAAAAGAATAAAAAGAAAATGGATTTACACATAAAAGAGTTAACCATTATTAATGAAATGGCTATAACTGTTGGTCTTATATTATTTACTGTTGGAAATTTCCTAGGCGGTATGTGGGCAAATGAAAGTTGGGGACGTTATTGGGGCTGGGACCCAAAAGAAACTTGGGCTTTAATATCTATTATGGTATATGCTTTTGTATTACATATGCGTTTAATACCTGGTTTACGTGGAAGATTTACCTTTAATTTATGGTCTGTTATTGCATTTTACTCAGTTATGATGACCTATATGGGTGTGAATTTCTATCTTTCTGGACTACACTCATATGCTAGTGGAGATAAGGTAATTACACCAACATCAGTATATTTATCTATAGCTTTTGTTTCTTTATTAGGAGTTATTGCATGGTTTAAAAATCAAAAATTTTACAAGAAGTAAAAACATTTTCATAAAAAATGTACTTTTGCTCATCATTAAAAAAGAATTATATTCAATTATGTTTAATAAAAATATCAAATTAGTTTTAGCTGCTTTAATAACAATATGGTCTGTATATGAGTTTACTCAAGGACATATTATGAATGGAATTTCTATACTACTATTAGCGGGTATTTTTATTTTATTCTATTTTAAAAACGAATTTATTTTATTAGCTTTTTTACAATTACGTAAACAAAATTTTGAAGGCGCTAAAAAGTGGTTAACTTATATTAAAAACCCTTCATCTGCATTAATTCAAAAGCAGGAAGGATATTATAACTATCTTCACGGTATTATGCTTTCTCAAACTAATATTACACAAGCTGAGAAATTCTTAAAAAAAGCCGTTAAATTAGGTTTAGCTATGGATCATGACTTAGCTATGGCTAAATTGCAATTAGCAGGAATAGCAATGACTAAAAGACGCAAACGTGAAGCTACGAATTTGATGGCTGAAGCGAAAAAATTAGACAAACATGGAATGTTAAAAGAACAAATGCAAATGATGAAACAGCAGATGAAAAAAATCTAGTGATTGATCATTCCCTTTATTAAGTCTAAATTCCCCTCAAAAAGTATTAAATATTAATTTGTAATTTCGTAGATATCTCTACAATATATAAATGATTAAAAATTTATTTCTTAAAATTATAGATAAATACGCTTCTAAGTGGATTGTTTTAACTATTGACATTATATTAATATGTATCTCATTCATATTAGCGTATAGTGTTCGTTTTAACGCAAGTTTAAATTTTAATTTAGAAAGTTTATATATTCAAATTCCTTTTATCGCTATAGTAGCTCTAATAAGTTTCCTAGTAGTTGGATCCTACAGAGGTATTATTAGACATACTGGAACAAGGGATGCATTCAATGTTTTTGTCGGTGTTACATTGCTTTCAATGATCTCAATAAGTATTGTTTTATTAAATAATACCTTTAAAGTTATTCCAAACTTTACAATTCCAAAATCTATTATTATTATTCATTATTTAATTTCTATTTTAATTTTAATAGTTAGTAGATATGTTTTTAAGGCTTTTTTTGAAATAATCTCTTCAGAATTGGATGATATTACTAATGTTTTAATATATGGTGCTGGTGACTCAGGGTTAATAACTTACGGGGCATTAAATAGGGATACTAAAAACAAATACCAAGTTGTTGGATTTATTGATGATGATCGAAAAAAGCTTGGAAAAAAAATAAATAGAATAAAAATTTATGAGAAGAAAAAAATTGATAGTCAATTCATCAAGAAACAAGAAATTGATGAGATTATTATATCTATTCAAAATATAAAATCAGAAAAGCTACTTTATTTAACTGATAAGTTACTTCAATTAGGTGTTAAAGTAAAGATAGTTCCTCCTTTATCAAAATGGATCGATGGGGATTTAGAGGCTAATCAAATTAAACAAGTAAAGATTGAAGATCTTCTAGACAGAAAACCTATTTCAATAGACAATCCTAT is a genomic window containing:
- a CDS encoding acyltransferase family protein, producing the protein MKRLQSVDTLRGLTIIAMILVNNPGTWSFVYPPLLHAKWHGLTPTDLIFPFFLFIVGISIALAYKNKNANKATYKKIIVRSLKLVGLGLFINIFTPNFPFFEELQTIRIPGVLQRIGIVFFVSSILFLNLTIKSIISVIIFVLIGYFLFTGFIHLPNGELPSFDNNLNNWSNYTDYKILGKHMWRSTFDPEGLLSTIPSIVTCLLGIVAGKILTFKNNYKKEHQLLFYAIILFTLGYTWSIWYPINKTIWTGSFVLVTAGWASFALSITYYINDIKNITLSKKLIYVSKNAITIYFLSMVIAKTFYLIKVNDNESIHSWLFNIFFNHHIQITELASLLYALSVVSFYLLLSYILFKKNIFFKV
- the udk gene encoding uridine kinase; its protein translation is MFVIGIAGGTGSGKTTVVNQIINELPADEVCVISQDSYYCKTDNLTYEERTKINFDHPRAIDFDLLVEHLKQLKNKQIIEQPIYSFVAHNRTKDSIKTHPRKVIIVEGILIFNSKELRDLCDIKVFVHADADERLIRRVRRDIKERGRDIDEVLSRYQHTLKPMHQQFIEPTKNFADIIIPGGGHNKVAIDIVRTVINDRL
- a CDS encoding septum formation initiator family protein, translating into MNLKSLKNKSPFKIITNIYILILTVFIIWMLFLDENSYLTHREFNEEIKELETWIDYHKQKIAIDKETIEKLKDSLELERYAREKYLMKKENEDLYIIEFDTIKK
- a CDS encoding methylmalonyl-CoA mutase subunit beta; this encodes MDNYLFNEFQEVTSQAWKTKIQVDLKGADYNDTLLWKTNEGITVKPFYTKEDRTQQNIHLPKKEFNICQSITVEDEKKANSLANDYLKRGANSIEFIVNNHLDYKTLLINIDLQNTVLYFRFKHLNSKLISDISEFINSDNCYFNIDIIGNLASTGNWHKSQNEDHTEIESIIKNATNSICVNTSIYQNSGATITQQLAYTLAHANEYLNHFDKEAAHKIHFNFSIGSNYFFEIAKTRAFRILWNSLLKEYDVKETTAHIFSQPSLRNKTLYDYNVNMLRTTSECMSAILGGADTITNLSYDKLFHKPNEFGERISRNQLLVLKEECELESAQHIANGTYYIESLTNQLAQQALDIFKQIENGGGFLKQLQEGTIQRKIAESAIKEQEQFDNGLLVLLGTNKIQNEKDKMKSDIEIDPFLKKRNKKNTNTAYNPKKTS
- the scpA gene encoding methylmalonyl-CoA mutase; amino-acid sequence: MSRKDISNIKIAQDKTSEVNSYKHESFVAGIAPNLRGPYSTMYVRRPWTIRQYAGFSTAEESNAFYRRNLAAGQKGLSVAFDLATHRGYDSDHERVQGDVGKAGVAIDSVEDMKVLFNQIPLDKMSVSMTMNGAVLPILAFYIVAAEEQGVAPELLSGTIQNDILKEFMVRNTYIYPPTPSMKIIADIFKYTSDNMPKFNSISISGYHMQEAGATPDIELAYTLADGLEYIKKGLEAGMDIDTFAPRLSFFWAIGMNHFMEIAKMRAGRMLWAKIVKQFNPKNPKSLALRTHCQTSGWSLTEQDPFNNVARTTIEAMAAAFGGTQSLHTNALDEAIALPTDFSARIARNTQIYLQQETNITKTVDPWAGSYHVEKLTEDIADKAWKLMQEVEELGGMTKAIEKGIPKMRIEEAAAKKQAKIDSNQDVIVGVNKYQLEEEDPLHILEVDNEAVRQSQIERLNSLKANRNEEAVKKSLENITQCSKDGLGNLLDLAVKAARNRATLGEISDAMESVFGRHKAVHKTISGVYSKEIKDDKLFKKAIELADNFSELEGRRPRIMIAKLGQDGHDRGAKVVATGYADLGFDVDIGPLFQTPIEATKQAIENDVHILGISSLAAGHKTLVPQVIAELKKYGREDIMVIVGGVIPAQDYEFLFEAGAVGVFGPGTKIAQAAIDMLTILIDSIEE
- a CDS encoding sterol desaturase family protein — translated: MYSNFVTLLEKISSITTPLLFIVIIIELTFLFIGKRIKLKKESLVSFLSLVIGTIPYLLFYASLELNIMIWFYENISLWTLSNQWYIWLLCFLSYDFLWWAVHYAGHKVRILWCIHGVHHTPKEMNMSVAIRGSLFDFFQYFHILVWLPIIGLNPYMILTVDVISRLYGVFTHINETKFRKTPLLNKLLITPMLHRVHHSSNSIYLDTNFSNVFSIWDRLFNTYQEELDTIKPIYGITESESKSINTENVFSSQFGLLKDLFHDIRSTPSIKNKIKFLFMPPDWKPSSSARKNTYQHQI